AGGAACTTATAAGAAGGCTTAGAAGGGCTGAGTATGCGAAGCAAAAAATTGTAGCATTTAAACATGCTATTGATAACAGATATGGGGAAGAGGGAGTATTTTCGCATGGGAATGACAGTTTTAGAGCTTATCCCGTGAGTGATGTTTCTCAAATGGAAGAAATTATGGAAAAAAATGTTGATGCGGAAGTAATTGGTATTGATGAAGTGCAGTTTTTTGGGGAAAAAGTTGTTGAGTTTTGTAAGAAGTATGTAGAATATGGGAAAAGAGTGATTGTCGCAGGGCTTGATATGAGCTTTAGGGCAGAACCTTATGAGCCGGTGCCAGAACTTATGAGCATTGCTGATCAGGTGGATAAGCTTCACGCAATTTGCATGGTTTGCGGAAAGACTGCTTATGCGAGCCAGCGTCTTATCAATGGGGAGCCTGCTTATTATGACGATCCGCTGGTTATGGTTGGTGCAAATGAAAATTATGAGGCAAGATGCCGAAGGCATCACATTGTAAGGCATAGAACTGATAAAAAAGGAAAAATATATTTTGTAGTTGGAACAGAAATTAACGTTGGCAAGAAATTTGTTGAAAAAATGTATGAAGAACAGCTGTTTGAAAATAAAAAAGTGTCAACAATAGTTATAAAAGGGCAAATGGAGGAAAATGAAAAAAGTGATTTAATAAATTTACGTGAAAAAATAAATTTGGCATTGATTGAAAACGACTATATCTTTGTCAGAATTACTGGCGGACTTTTGTTAAAACTGGAAGGAAGCTACAGTATTCTGGACTTTATGTGTGAATTTAGAAAAAATTCAGAAGTTATCATTGTTTCAAAAAATAAAAAAGGTGTACTTAACCAGATTTTATTAACAGTGGATTTACTAAAAAAATCGGATTTGAACTTGAAGGAAATTGTCTATAAGAATGGGAGTAGTCACGCTGGGGAAGAAAAGGAAGAAAATGGCGTTATTGAGAAAATATCGAAAATAACGGAAGTTAAATATAGAGAATTGTAAAAAATAATGAAAAAAAAGGAGAAATATGAGCAGTATTTTAGATGAATTAAATGAAGAGCAGAGAAAAGCTGCAGAAAAAATAGAAGGGCCTGTATTGATACTGGCTGGAGCGGGAAGCGGTAAAACACGGACAGTTACTTATAGAATTGCACACATGGTAAAAGAGATAGGGATTTCGCCGCTTAATATTCTGGCACTTACTTTTACGAATAAGGCGGCAAGAGAGATGAAGGAAAGGGCTGCGGCACTTATTGGACATGAGGCGAATAATCTTGTAGTTTCTACATTTCACTCGTTTTCGGTAAGACTGCTTAAAACTTATTCTGAAAGAATTGGATATGGGCGAAATTTTAATATTTATGATGTGGATGATCAGAAGTCAATTATTACAAAGATAAAAAAGGATATGGGAATTAAGGATAATGACAATGTTCAGCCAGGAAAACTTGCAAACAGAATCAGTAAATTGAAGGAACAGGGGATAGGAATTAAGGAGCTTGAACGTGAAATTGATATGAGGATTCCTGCAAACAGGCTTTTCGGCGAGATTTATCAGAAGTATGATGAAGTTTTGAAGGCAAATAATGCGATGGATTTTTCAGATTTGCTTTTGAATGCAAGAAAATTGCTGGATGATGCTTTTGTTCTCGAAAGAATTCAGGAAAGGTATCAGTATATTGTGGTGGACGAGTATCAGGATACCAATGATATTCAGTATGAAATGATTAATATGATTGCAGCAAAGTATCGAAACATCTGTGTCGTAGGGGATGAGGATCAGAGTATTTACGCATTTCGTGGAGCAAATATTAATAACATTCTGAATTTTGAGAGAGATTACAAGGAAGCATTTACGGTAAAACTGGAAAGAAATTACCGTTCTACAAAGAAAATACTGGATACAGCCAATGAGCTTATTAAAAATAATAAAAGTTCAAAAGGGAAAACACTTTGGACAGATGGCTCAGATGGAGAAAAAATCAAGATTTATAATGCAATGACTGTTTATGATGAAGCAGATTTCATTGTGACAGAGATGAAAAAAAAGAAAAGAGATGGTGCCGATTACAAGGATATGACGATTTTGTACAGGACAAATGCACAGTCAAGAGTTTTGGAGGAAAAACTGCTGTCTGCAAATATTCCATATAAAATTTATGGCGGAATGCAGTTCTTTCAACGTAAGGAAATAAAGGATATTTTAGCATACTTGAGTCTTTTAAATAATAAAAATGATAATCACAATTTTTATCGTATAATTAACGTTCCAAAACGTTCGGTGGGGGAAAAGACTCTTGAAAAAATACAGGAAGTTGCAAATGAAAAAAATATTTCGATGCTTGAAGCACTTCATTACATTGATGAAATTCCAGTAAGAGCAGCTACAAAACTAGCATTAAAGGAATTTTACAATTTAATGCAAGGCATTTACTCAAGCCTTGAAGAAATGTCAATTAAGGAAATATTTGATGAAATTCTTATAAAAACACGTTATATTGACTCAATTGAAGACAATAAGGAAGACAGGGTTAGAAATATTGAGGAATTGTTAAACAGTATTACTGAAATTGAAAAGCAAAATCCAAGCATGTCCTTGAATGAGTATCTTGATATGATTTCGTTAAGTTCAGCAACTGATCAAATGGAAGATGATGAAAATTATGTAAAACTTATGACAATTCACAGTTCAAAAGGGCTGGAATTTGATTATGTCTTTCTTGCGGGAATGGAAGATGGGCTATTTCCGTCAATTTCTTTTGACGCTCCTGAAGAAGAGCTGGAAGAAGAGCGTAGACTTTGCTATGTTGCGATAACCCGTGCTAAAAAAGAACTGTTTATTTCCTATTCTTCATCAAGAAAAATTTGGGGAAAAGATGATAATTTACGTCGTCCATCAAGATTTATCTACGAAATGAAGCAAGATAATCTAGAGTATGTGGGCGGAAAATACGGAAGCCTAAAAGGGCAATCTTCATCTCCAAGAAGTTTTACACCGAAAATAGAAAATTTTAATCCATTTTCTAAAGATAAATTATGGACATTTAGCAAAAAATCAGGTAATTCTCAAGATTCTTCAAATGTAAATTCAAAATATAAAGTTGGGGATGTTGTTAATCACAAGAAATTTGGACGTGGAAAAATAAAAAAAGTGGATACAAAAAGCATGATTGTGGAATTTATGGTTGGAGAAAAGAAAATAGCATTGGTTTTGGCGGATAAAATTTTGGAAAAATAAAAAAATCTTATTACAGTAAAAATCTTTTGTTTAATTCAAAGAGGTTTTACTGTATTTTTTGTATATTTTCAAAGGAAAAAGAGTTATAATTGGGCATACAAATTAAAAGTATATAGATGATTTAAAAGTATCAAAGATTGACTAACAGCAGTGTCTACAACTACAAGAATTTTTGTTTCTTTGTCAAAGATGGAGAAAATAACAAAGCTAAAAATTTTAAAATATTGTATTTGGTGAAGTTTTTATACTTTTACGAAAGGCTAAAAGAGTATAGGGAAGGAGAGTATGATTTTTACATGATTTGTAATTATCATACAAAATAAAAATGAAAAATTTAATATTATCGACAGATTCTTATAAAATTACACATCCATTTCAGTATCCAGAAAATATGACGTATATGCACGATTATATCGAAAGCCGTGGTGGCTTATACGGATATGTAAAATTTTTTGGACTTCAATATTACTTAATGGGATATTTAACAAAAAGAATTACAAATGAAATGATAGATGAAGCTAAGGAAATTTGCGAATTGCATGGATTGCCATTTTTTGAAGAGGGATGGAGGTATATTGTAGAAAGACTGGACGGGAAATTGCCACTTAGAATTAGAACCGTTCCAGAAGGCAGTGTTGTAAAAAATCATAATGTGCTGGTTACAGTTGAATCAACTGACAAAAATGTGCCTTGGATTGTGGGCTGGGTGGAAACATTGCTGTTAAAAATATGGTATCCAATTACAGTTGCGACATTTTCATACAAGGCAAAACAGATTATAAAATACTTTTTAGAGGAAACAAGTGATAATGTGGAGTCAGAATTGAAGTTTAAATTGCATGATTTTGGTTATCGTGGTGTTTCCAGCGAGGAAAGTGCCGGAATTGGCGGAATGGCTCATCTTACAAATTTTTATGGAACAGATACCTTAAATGCACTTGTCTTTGCCCGTAAATATTATAATGAAAAAATAGCCGCTTACAGCGTGCCTGCTTCTGAACATAGCACAATGACTTCATGGACTCAGGAATATGAAAAAGAGGCATACGAAAATATGCTTGATAAATTTCCAAAAGGAATTGTTTCAATCGTTCTTGACAGCTATAATTTTTTTAATGCGGTAGAAAATATTATTGGAAAAGAGCTGCGTGAAAAAATATTGGCAAGAGATGGAATGGTTACAATACGTCCAGATAGCGGAGATGCAATTACAAATATTTTATTTGCACTCGAAAGTCTGGAGAAGAATTTTGGGTATACTGTAAACTCCAAAGGATATAAAGTGATTAACAAAGTCCGTATTTTACAAGGCGATGGAATTAATGAAGATACAATCTGGGATATTTATAAATCTTTAAAGGATAACAAATATTCTGCCGAAAATGTTACTTTGGGCTGTGGAGGATCGCTTTTGCAAGGAAATGAAAAATCTAGCATTAACAGGGATACTCATAAATTTGCCATGAAATGCAGCTGTATAAAAATTGGAAATGAAGTTAGAGATGTTTACAAAAATCCTGTTACAGATAAAGGAAAAGTCAGTAAAAAAGGACGGCTTGACTTGATAAAAAATAAAAATGGAGAATTTGAAACAGTAAATATTTCAGATTTACCTGAAAATCAATATCATGAAGATTCCGTAATGGAATGTGTTTTTGAAAATGGAAAAATTTTAAAAACATATACTTTTGAAGAAGTAAGAAAAAATGAAAGTTTATTGTATAATCCGAGTTTAATTAGAGAAGTATCAAAATAGAAATGATAAAATTAGATAAAAATAGTTTAAATTAAAACTGTAAAAATCATACAATTTAAATTTTTACAAACAACAGACAAATTACGAAAGAAGGGAAAAAATGAAAAAAATATTATTATTAGGAGCAGCTGCAGTAGTTCTGGCTGCCTGTGGAAATAAGCCAAAAACACAAAATGAAACAGGAAAGGCAGGACAAGATGCCGAATATGCACAATATTTAGACACTTTGAAAGCTGATAATAATTTAAAAATCACAATGGGAAAAGTTCCTGTAACAATTGTTGGAAAAGAATTAAAAGTTGGAGATAAAATAAGGGAAGTGCCTTTAGTTGTAAATACGAAATTGGAAGAAAAAAATATTTTTGAAGATAAAAATATAAAAGTAATTTATACAGCACCGTCACTTGATACAAAAGTTTGTTCACTGCAGACAAAACAGTTAAATGAAGCTGCCAAAACTCACACAAACGTGAAATTTTACTCTGTGACAGTTGACACTCCATTTGCTCAGGAAAGATTCTGTACAGCCAATGAAATTAACGGATTAAAAGCGGTTTCTGACTTTAAATATCATCAATTTGGTATCCAAAATGGATTTTTCATAAAGGAAAAAGGGCTTTTAACAAGAGCATTGATGATAGTGGATGAAAATAATAATGTGAAATACATTGAATACGTGTCTGAGGAAGGAAAAGAGGCAGATGTCGATAAGGCATTGAAATTTTTGGAAAATAAGTTGCTAAAAAAATAATATAAAATTGAAAATAGATTAACTTAGAATACAATGAGAAAAAAATTGACACACAGAGAAAAATATGCTAACATATAGGAAAGTGAATAATTTGGATGAAGGTATGAGGAGAGATTTTATTTCATTTATAAATTTTGTAAATATGTAATAAAACACCGAAGAAGTAACTCTTTCAGGTAAAAGGACTCATAGTGGACGAGCCTCTGGAGAGACTGTCTTAAATGACGGCACCGAAGGAGCAAAGGAATTTTATTCCCTAAACTCTCAGGTAAAAGAACAGAGAATGATACATATAAAATTATGGATTTTATATTTCTTTTTTAATATAAAAGAAATTTTAAGAGGTTGTCTTGACTTTATTTAAGTAAAAGACAGCCTTTTTCTTTGATTTATAATAAAATTTGTATTAAAACGCTTTAAACTTTTCTATCCATTCTAAAATTCAGAAATAAAAAACGAAGGAGAAGGATTTAGATGTTAGAAATTATTAAAAATTTTAATGAATTTTTTTGGGGAGTTATTTTAATTGTTTTGTTAGTTGGAACGGGAGTATTTTATACATTTCGACTAAAATTTATTCAAGTTAGGGAGTTTAAAAGCGGTTTGAAACAGTTGACGAGCGGATTTGACTTGAGCGGAGAAAAGGCGGATAATAATGGAATGTCGTCGTTTCAGGCTTTAGCAACGGCTATTGCGGCACAAGTTGGAACAGGGAATCTCGCAGGAGCGGCAACAGCAATTGTATCAGGAGGACCAGGGGCAATATTCTGGATGTGGGTAAGTGCATTTTTTGGAATGGCAACTATCTATTCAGAAGCTGTATTAAGTCAGATTTTCAAACAGAAAAAAGATGGAGAAATGACGGGAGGCCCAGCCTACTACATTGAAACATTATTTAAAGGAGGAAAAGCGGCCAAATTTCTGGCAGCATTCTTTGCGGTTTCATGCATACTGTCTTTAGGATTTATGGGAAATGCGGTTCAGGCAAATTCGGTAGGAGATGCTTTTCATAATGCTTTTCATGTTCCGACAGTTATAACAGGTATATTTTTGGCAATTTTATCTGGATTTATATTTTTTGGAGGAGTAAAAAGAATTGCTTCAGTTACTGAAAAAATAGTTCCTATTATGGCAGTTCTTTATGTTGTAATATGTCTGTTCATTATTGTGTTAAATATTGGAAATGCAGGTTTGGCATTTAAAGCAATTTTTGTGAATGCTTTTTCGACAAAGGCAGTTTTAGGTGGATTTTTAGGAATGGGAATAAAAAAAGCAATAAGATTTGGAGTGGCAAGAGGGCTATTTTCAAATGAGGCTGGAATGGGTTCAACTCCACATGCTCACGCAATTGCAAAGGTTAAAAATCCTGAAGATCAAGGGCATGTTGCAATTGTTACAGTTTTTATTGACACTTTTGTAATTTTGACATTATCGGCATTAGTAATTTTGATTGCAGATGGAAAAGCAGATGGAACTGGGATTTCATTGACACAACAGGCATTTCACGCAGTATTAGGTCATTTTGGAGTGATTTTTGTTGCAGTTGCATTATTCTTTTTTGCGTTTTCTACTATAATTGGATGGTATTTCTTTGGGGAAGCTAATGTGAAATATCTCTTTGGTAAAAAAGCGCTTAACATTTATAGAATTTTAGTAATGATTTGCATAATTGCCGGTTCACTTCAAAAAGTTGATTTAGTGTGGGAACTTGCGGATATGTTTAATGGACTTATGGTAATTCCAAATTTGATAGCATTGATTGGATTGCATAAATTGGTAGTCGAGGTTACGAAAAAGGATCCGTTGTTGCAGATTAGTGATTAATACTAAATCCCATTTAAACAACGAATTTTTTTAGCAATGGATAAAAGCCTAGTATTGCTAAATAATTAAAATATAATTTTTGCTTTTTAAACGGAGAATAGTCTATAATAAAAATATACCCAAATTTTTGATTGAAAAAATTCGAGATTGGGTATATTTTTTATATTAAATTAATTCAAATTCAGATTGTGCCTTTTCCATTTCGATGTACATTTTATAATATCGTCCTTTATTTTTCATAAGTTGATTATGATTTCCAATTTCTTCGATTATTCCATCGGACATAACTATAATTTTGTCATAATCCTTTATTGTGTTGAGTTTATGGGCGATTGTAATTACA
This is a stretch of genomic DNA from Leptotrichia hofstadii. It encodes these proteins:
- the tpx gene encoding thiol peroxidase; this encodes MKKILLLGAAAVVLAACGNKPKTQNETGKAGQDAEYAQYLDTLKADNNLKITMGKVPVTIVGKELKVGDKIREVPLVVNTKLEEKNIFEDKNIKVIYTAPSLDTKVCSLQTKQLNEAAKTHTNVKFYSVTVDTPFAQERFCTANEINGLKAVSDFKYHQFGIQNGFFIKEKGLLTRALMIVDENNNVKYIEYVSEEGKEADVDKALKFLENKLLKK
- a CDS encoding ATP-dependent helicase is translated as MSSILDELNEEQRKAAEKIEGPVLILAGAGSGKTRTVTYRIAHMVKEIGISPLNILALTFTNKAAREMKERAAALIGHEANNLVVSTFHSFSVRLLKTYSERIGYGRNFNIYDVDDQKSIITKIKKDMGIKDNDNVQPGKLANRISKLKEQGIGIKELEREIDMRIPANRLFGEIYQKYDEVLKANNAMDFSDLLLNARKLLDDAFVLERIQERYQYIVVDEYQDTNDIQYEMINMIAAKYRNICVVGDEDQSIYAFRGANINNILNFERDYKEAFTVKLERNYRSTKKILDTANELIKNNKSSKGKTLWTDGSDGEKIKIYNAMTVYDEADFIVTEMKKKKRDGADYKDMTILYRTNAQSRVLEEKLLSANIPYKIYGGMQFFQRKEIKDILAYLSLLNNKNDNHNFYRIINVPKRSVGEKTLEKIQEVANEKNISMLEALHYIDEIPVRAATKLALKEFYNLMQGIYSSLEEMSIKEIFDEILIKTRYIDSIEDNKEDRVRNIEELLNSITEIEKQNPSMSLNEYLDMISLSSATDQMEDDENYVKLMTIHSSKGLEFDYVFLAGMEDGLFPSISFDAPEEELEEERRLCYVAITRAKKELFISYSSSRKIWGKDDNLRRPSRFIYEMKQDNLEYVGGKYGSLKGQSSSPRSFTPKIENFNPFSKDKLWTFSKKSGNSQDSSNVNSKYKVGDVVNHKKFGRGKIKKVDTKSMIVEFMVGEKKIALVLADKILEK
- a CDS encoding nicotinate phosphoribosyltransferase, producing the protein MKNLILSTDSYKITHPFQYPENMTYMHDYIESRGGLYGYVKFFGLQYYLMGYLTKRITNEMIDEAKEICELHGLPFFEEGWRYIVERLDGKLPLRIRTVPEGSVVKNHNVLVTVESTDKNVPWIVGWVETLLLKIWYPITVATFSYKAKQIIKYFLEETSDNVESELKFKLHDFGYRGVSSEESAGIGGMAHLTNFYGTDTLNALVFARKYYNEKIAAYSVPASEHSTMTSWTQEYEKEAYENMLDKFPKGIVSIVLDSYNFFNAVENIIGKELREKILARDGMVTIRPDSGDAITNILFALESLEKNFGYTVNSKGYKVINKVRILQGDGINEDTIWDIYKSLKDNKYSAENVTLGCGGSLLQGNEKSSINRDTHKFAMKCSCIKIGNEVRDVYKNPVTDKGKVSKKGRLDLIKNKNGEFETVNISDLPENQYHEDSVMECVFENGKILKTYTFEEVRKNESLLYNPSLIREVSK
- a CDS encoding thymidine kinase yields the protein MIQNSKIGTLEVVTGSMFSGKSEELIRRLRRAEYAKQKIVAFKHAIDNRYGEEGVFSHGNDSFRAYPVSDVSQMEEIMEKNVDAEVIGIDEVQFFGEKVVEFCKKYVEYGKRVIVAGLDMSFRAEPYEPVPELMSIADQVDKLHAICMVCGKTAYASQRLINGEPAYYDDPLVMVGANENYEARCRRHHIVRHRTDKKGKIYFVVGTEINVGKKFVEKMYEEQLFENKKVSTIVIKGQMEENEKSDLINLREKINLALIENDYIFVRITGGLLLKLEGSYSILDFMCEFRKNSEVIIVSKNKKGVLNQILLTVDLLKKSDLNLKEIVYKNGSSHAGEEKEENGVIEKISKITEVKYREL
- a CDS encoding alanine/glycine:cation symporter family protein, whose translation is MLEIIKNFNEFFWGVILIVLLVGTGVFYTFRLKFIQVREFKSGLKQLTSGFDLSGEKADNNGMSSFQALATAIAAQVGTGNLAGAATAIVSGGPGAIFWMWVSAFFGMATIYSEAVLSQIFKQKKDGEMTGGPAYYIETLFKGGKAAKFLAAFFAVSCILSLGFMGNAVQANSVGDAFHNAFHVPTVITGIFLAILSGFIFFGGVKRIASVTEKIVPIMAVLYVVICLFIIVLNIGNAGLAFKAIFVNAFSTKAVLGGFLGMGIKKAIRFGVARGLFSNEAGMGSTPHAHAIAKVKNPEDQGHVAIVTVFIDTFVILTLSALVILIADGKADGTGISLTQQAFHAVLGHFGVIFVAVALFFFAFSTIIGWYFFGEANVKYLFGKKALNIYRILVMICIIAGSLQKVDLVWELADMFNGLMVIPNLIALIGLHKLVVEVTKKDPLLQISD